From Lujinxingia vulgaris, a single genomic window includes:
- the sufC gene encoding Fe-S cluster assembly ATPase SufC has translation MLLQVKDLRATVGDETILKGVNLTVNPGEVHAIMGPNGSGKSTLTKVLAGHPSYEVTGGEVTFEGNDLFELEADERARAGLFLAFQYPVEVPGVTNAAFLRQAYNAKQTANGLDELDPLEFDDYVRERMKLVEMDPAFLNRSVNVGFSGGEKKRNEILQMAVLNPRVALLDETDSGLDIDALRVVANGINALSNEGNAVVLVTHYQRLLNYVQPDYVHVMAGGQLVKSGGKELALELEERGYDWILEEQGAA, from the coding sequence ATGCTACTGCAAGTCAAAGATCTACGAGCCACGGTTGGCGACGAGACGATCCTCAAAGGTGTCAACCTCACCGTGAATCCCGGAGAAGTGCACGCGATCATGGGCCCTAACGGCAGCGGCAAAAGCACGCTGACCAAGGTCCTCGCTGGCCACCCCTCCTACGAAGTCACCGGCGGCGAAGTCACCTTCGAGGGCAACGACCTCTTTGAGCTTGAAGCCGACGAGCGCGCCCGCGCCGGACTCTTCCTGGCCTTCCAGTACCCGGTCGAAGTCCCCGGCGTCACCAACGCCGCCTTCCTCCGTCAGGCCTACAACGCCAAACAGACCGCCAACGGCCTCGATGAGCTCGACCCGCTGGAGTTCGACGACTACGTCCGCGAGCGCATGAAGCTCGTCGAGATGGATCCGGCCTTTCTCAACCGCAGCGTCAACGTTGGCTTCTCCGGTGGGGAGAAAAAGCGCAACGAAATCCTGCAGATGGCCGTGCTTAACCCCCGCGTCGCCCTCCTCGACGAGACCGACAGCGGTCTGGACATCGACGCGCTGCGCGTGGTCGCCAACGGCATCAACGCCCTCTCCAACGAAGGTAACGCCGTGGTGCTCGTGACCCACTACCAGCGCCTCCTCAACTACGTGCAGCCTGACTACGTTCACGTCATGGCCGGCGGTCAGCTCGTCAAGTCCGGCGGCAAAGAGCTCGCCCTTGAGCTCGAAGAGCGTGGCTACGACTGGATCCTGGAAGAGCAAGGAGCGGCATGA
- the sufD gene encoding Fe-S cluster assembly protein SufD, with the protein MSALKNTTEQHPFIGESLAQPGPLADQGLPGWWAALRTESLGRITSIDVPTSRHEEWRFIKPATIFDTEFISPDDVSFEPDDEAIDAIKLAEDCAATLVYINGRFDSTRSSVAELPEGVVIADWSQILDHDQIDTLAEYVGTNDYFNNDVFYEVNTAQFGHGAVVLVPRGKVVEKPIHLLFLTTGEKGAVHANPRNLIVAGESAQLTVVEEYRGAGEGAYLNNVVDEVIVGANADVKHFKVQRESTDAFHVARNLVTLSQDARYISTAVTLGAALSRNDSYARYVGQNIDCTLDGLALVRGNQVADTHTAIDHALPNSRSYQLHKTIVDDRAHTVFNGKIFVREDAQNTRSEQLNQNLILSARGHVDTKPQLEILADDVVCSHGATVGQLEDEQLFYLQSRGIDEAKARNLLTFAFAAEVIETITVASVRESLADAVIASTDTGL; encoded by the coding sequence ATGAGCGCGCTAAAAAACACCACAGAGCAGCACCCCTTCATCGGTGAGTCGCTCGCTCAGCCCGGCCCCCTGGCAGACCAGGGGCTCCCCGGCTGGTGGGCGGCGTTGCGCACCGAATCGCTCGGGCGCATCACCTCCATCGACGTGCCCACTTCCCGTCATGAGGAGTGGCGCTTCATCAAGCCGGCCACCATCTTCGACACGGAGTTCATCTCTCCGGACGACGTCAGCTTCGAGCCCGACGATGAGGCCATCGACGCCATCAAGCTCGCCGAAGACTGCGCCGCGACGCTCGTCTACATCAACGGGCGCTTCGACAGCACCCGCTCCTCGGTGGCCGAGCTGCCCGAAGGCGTCGTGATCGCCGACTGGAGCCAGATCCTCGACCACGACCAGATCGATACTCTGGCGGAGTATGTCGGCACCAACGACTACTTCAACAACGACGTCTTCTACGAAGTTAACACCGCCCAGTTTGGTCACGGCGCGGTCGTGCTCGTGCCTCGCGGCAAGGTCGTCGAGAAGCCGATCCACCTGCTCTTTCTCACCACCGGTGAGAAGGGCGCGGTGCACGCCAACCCCCGAAACCTCATCGTCGCCGGAGAGAGCGCACAGCTCACTGTGGTCGAGGAGTACCGCGGGGCAGGGGAGGGCGCCTACCTCAACAACGTTGTCGACGAAGTTATCGTCGGCGCCAACGCCGACGTGAAGCACTTTAAAGTGCAGCGCGAATCCACCGACGCCTTCCACGTCGCTCGTAACCTGGTGACCTTGTCTCAAGACGCCCGCTACATCTCCACGGCCGTCACCCTGGGCGCGGCGCTCTCCCGCAACGACTCCTACGCCCGCTACGTCGGTCAGAACATCGACTGCACCCTCGACGGGCTCGCACTCGTGCGCGGCAACCAGGTCGCCGACACCCACACCGCCATCGACCACGCGCTGCCCAACTCGCGCAGCTACCAGCTCCACAAGACCATCGTGGACGACCGTGCCCACACGGTGTTCAACGGTAAGATTTTTGTCCGCGAGGACGCCCAGAACACCCGCTCCGAGCAGCTCAACCAGAACCTCATCCTCTCGGCTCGGGGTCACGTCGACACCAAGCCCCAGCTTGAGATTCTAGCCGACGATGTCGTCTGCTCCCACGGCGCCACCGTCGGGCAACTCGAAGACGAGCAGCTCTTCTACTTGCAGAGCCGCGGCATCGACGAGGCGAAGGCACGCAACCTTCTCACCTTTGCCTTCGCCGCCGAAGTCATCGAGACCATCACCGTCGCATCGGTGCGCGAATCCCTGGCCGACGCCGTGATCGCCTCCACCGACACCGGGCTCTAA
- a CDS encoding cysteine desulfurase: MSAQPTALSRSWEEVRADFPILAQSIHGHPLAYLDTAASAQMPQQVIDRLVWYHSTLHSNVHRGVHTLSQRATQAFEDVRLKVKNLLNARSLKECIFTGGTTDAINLVAHSFGKAFLKEGDRVLLSALEHHANIVPWQRICEEVGASIDVIPINDRGELILDGLDDLLTERTRIVGVNHVSNALGTVNPIEEIIARAHARDIPVLIDGAQAVAHMKVDVQALDADFYAFSSHKLCGPTGIGVLYGKEHWLEKMPPYRSGGDMILNVSWEGTTYNGLPHKFEAGTPSIAAGVGMGAAIDYLQELGFERIAAREAELLDKATERLSAIPGVRLIGTAEHKASVLSFDIEGVHPHDIGSILDSEGVAIRAGHHCAQPVMTRLGVPATARASFAFYNDDQDIDRLVAGIYSVKEIFGV; the protein is encoded by the coding sequence ATGTCCGCACAACCCACCGCTCTCAGTCGCTCCTGGGAGGAGGTCCGCGCCGACTTCCCCATCCTGGCGCAGTCGATCCACGGCCACCCGCTGGCCTACCTCGACACCGCCGCCTCCGCGCAGATGCCCCAACAGGTCATCGACCGGCTGGTCTGGTACCACAGCACGCTGCACTCCAACGTGCACCGCGGCGTCCACACCCTGAGCCAGCGCGCCACCCAGGCCTTCGAAGACGTACGCCTCAAGGTCAAGAATCTGCTCAACGCGCGCTCGCTCAAAGAGTGCATCTTTACCGGCGGCACCACCGACGCCATCAACCTCGTGGCGCATAGCTTCGGTAAGGCCTTCCTGAAAGAGGGCGACCGCGTGCTCCTCTCCGCGCTGGAGCACCACGCCAACATCGTCCCCTGGCAGCGCATCTGCGAAGAGGTCGGCGCCTCTATCGACGTCATCCCCATCAACGACCGCGGCGAACTGATCCTCGACGGGCTCGACGACCTGCTCACCGAGCGCACCCGCATCGTCGGCGTGAACCACGTCTCCAACGCGCTCGGCACCGTCAATCCCATCGAAGAGATCATCGCCCGCGCCCACGCCCGCGACATCCCGGTGCTCATTGATGGCGCCCAGGCCGTCGCCCATATGAAAGTCGACGTGCAGGCCCTCGACGCCGACTTCTACGCCTTCTCCTCCCACAAGCTCTGCGGCCCCACCGGCATCGGTGTCCTCTACGGCAAAGAGCACTGGCTCGAGAAGATGCCGCCCTACAGAAGCGGCGGCGACATGATCCTCAACGTCAGCTGGGAAGGCACCACCTACAACGGACTCCCTCACAAGTTCGAAGCTGGCACCCCCTCCATCGCCGCAGGTGTGGGCATGGGCGCGGCCATCGACTACCTCCAGGAGCTCGGCTTCGAGCGCATCGCCGCCCGCGAGGCCGAACTCCTCGACAAGGCCACCGAGCGCCTCAGCGCCATCCCCGGCGTGCGCCTCATCGGCACCGCCGAACACAAGGCCTCCGTCCTCTCCTTCGACATCGAAGGCGTCCACCCCCACGACATCGGCTCCATCCTCGACAGCGAGGGCGTCGCCATCCGCGCCGGGCACCACTGCGCCCAGCCCGTCATGACTCGCCTCGGAGTGCCGGCCACCGCCCGCGCTTCCTTCGCATTTTACAACGACGACCAGGACATCGACCGCCTCGTCGCCGGCATTTACTCGGTCAAGGAGATCTTCGGCGTATGA
- the sufU gene encoding Fe-S cluster assembly sulfur transfer protein SufU, with the protein MSDMRALYQEVILDHNRNPRNFGPLEGANRVAQGTNPLCGDNYTIYARVNDDNIVEAVGFEGSGCAISKAAASMMTTRIKGKKVESAEQLIEEFRAMLTGELDMQGDHSLGHLTVFEGVAQLPQRVKCAVLPWHAMNAALEGDEVTSTEGDSDIWSKE; encoded by the coding sequence ATGAGTGATATGCGCGCGCTCTACCAGGAGGTGATCCTGGATCATAATCGCAACCCTCGTAACTTCGGTCCCCTCGAAGGCGCCAACCGCGTCGCCCAGGGAACCAACCCTCTCTGCGGGGACAACTACACCATCTACGCTCGCGTCAACGACGACAACATCGTCGAAGCCGTCGGCTTTGAGGGCAGCGGCTGCGCCATCTCCAAGGCCGCAGCCTCCATGATGACCACCCGCATCAAGGGCAAAAAGGTCGAGTCCGCCGAGCAACTCATCGAAGAGTTCCGAGCCATGCTCACCGGCGAACTCGACATGCAGGGCGACCACAGCCTCGGCCACCTCACGGTCTTCGAGGGCGTCGCCCAGCTTCCCCAGCGCGTCAAATGCGCCGTGCTCCCCTGGCACGCCATGAACGCCGCCCTCGAAGGCGACGAAGTGACCTCCACCGAGGGCGACTCGGACATCTGGAGCAAGGAGTAA
- a CDS encoding NifU family protein, whose product MKIAEIEPTPNPNAMKFVLTEAVTHGFVTRSFEDFNQASAVPLAKAIFEIDHVISVYFADRWITVTQDGGADWSQLLRAVAEPIRAASFADANPEGGLSVSGDDTDDSDLPGMDDPRLPMIRETIDEHIMPFLAGDGGGLKIMGLVDNQLLVRYEGACGTCPASMTGTLLAIENLLQVEVDPELYVATV is encoded by the coding sequence ATGAAAATCGCCGAGATTGAGCCCACTCCCAACCCCAACGCCATGAAGTTCGTCCTCACCGAGGCCGTCACCCACGGCTTCGTGACCCGCTCCTTTGAGGACTTCAACCAGGCGTCGGCTGTCCCCCTGGCCAAAGCGATCTTCGAGATCGACCACGTCATCAGCGTCTATTTCGCCGACCGCTGGATCACCGTCACCCAGGATGGCGGCGCCGACTGGTCGCAGCTCCTGCGCGCCGTCGCCGAACCCATCCGCGCCGCCAGCTTCGCCGACGCCAACCCCGAGGGCGGCCTCTCCGTCAGCGGTGACGACACCGATGACTCCGACTTGCCGGGCATGGACGACCCTCGCCTGCCCATGATCCGCGAAACCATCGACGAGCACATCATGCCCTTCCTCGCCGGCGACGGCGGCGGCCTCAAGATCATGGGCCTTGTCGATAACCAGCTCCTCGTGCGCTACGAGGGCGCCTGCGGCACCTGCCCCGCCTCCATGACCGGCACCCTCCTGGCCATCGAGAATCTACTCCAGGTCGAGGTCGACCCTGAGCTCTACGTCGCCACCGTCTGA
- the icmF gene encoding fused isobutyryl-CoA mutase/GTPase IcmF produces the protein MSVHALAPDTVNTPISLTHAVRFVTAASLFDGHDAAINVMRRILQASGAEVIHLGHNRSVNEIVNAAIAEDAQGIAISSYQGGHVEFFKYMVDLLKERGASHIKVFGGGGGVIVPEEIAELEAYGVQKIFSPEDGRRLGLQGMINHMLELTDYDPVARVGIADPADVTSARPGALARAITMAEQGRLGELSLPAPDTLAPVLGITGTGGAGKSSLTDELIRRFLMDFDDRRIALICVDPSRRKTGGALLGDRIRMNAIDDDRVYMRSLATRGSRGEVSDALADAIAVVQSAGFDLIIVETSGIGQGDADIVDYADCSLYVMTNEFGAHTQLEKIGMLDYADFVAINKFEKAGSEDALRAVRKQLRRNRQISYDIPDDDVPVFGTIASQFGDTGVSALYHALATRFFGAFDSRWNFDGPISQKTHTIIPADRTRYLADIASTCRGYRAWAESQADIATKLYQLDGAAKLLGEDNAEALFTHRDELEDRLDRRTRKLLDGWEDLKARYAGDHFEVQIRDKVRRFELTSTSLSGSKIRRVSLPRFQDWGDIVRWQLLENVPGEFPFTAGVFNFKRRDEEPKRMFAGEGTPERTNKRFHYLCEGEAANRLSTAFDSVTLYGEDPDLRPDIYGKVGNSGVSVCTLDDMKRLYDGFDLCAPNTSVSMTINGPAPIILAMFLNTAIDQQVDAFTEREGRAPTDDERADIAENALKVVRGTVQADILKEDQAQNTCIFSTEFALKMMGDIQEYFVDHRVRNYYSVSISGYHIAEAGANPISQLAFTLANGFTFVEYYLARGMNIDDFAPNLSFFFSNGMDPEYTVLGRVARRIWAVAMRERYGANERSQKLKYHIQTSGRSLHAQEIQFNDIRTTLQALLALFDNCNSLHTNAFDEAITTPTEASVRRAMAIQMIINREFGLSMNENPWQGSFVIDELTDLVEEAVLQEFEAISRRGGVLGAMETQYQRSKIQDESIHYELKKHSGELPIIGVNTFLAPEGIDDGDGIKLELIRSTTEEKQTQLDNLASFKSSHDAQTDAALQRLKEVALGDGNIFDELMRTVRVASLGQITRALYEVGGQYRRSM, from the coding sequence ATGAGCGTCCACGCCCTCGCACCCGACACGGTCAACACCCCCATCTCCCTGACCCACGCCGTGCGTTTTGTGACCGCCGCCAGCCTCTTCGACGGCCACGACGCCGCCATCAACGTCATGCGCCGCATCCTCCAGGCCTCCGGCGCCGAGGTCATCCACCTGGGCCACAACCGCTCCGTCAACGAGATCGTCAACGCCGCCATCGCCGAAGACGCCCAGGGCATCGCCATCAGCAGCTACCAGGGCGGGCACGTCGAGTTCTTCAAATACATGGTCGACCTCCTCAAAGAACGCGGCGCCTCCCACATCAAAGTCTTCGGCGGGGGCGGCGGTGTCATCGTCCCCGAAGAGATCGCCGAGCTCGAAGCCTACGGTGTCCAGAAGATTTTTAGCCCCGAAGACGGCCGCCGCCTCGGCCTCCAGGGCATGATCAACCACATGCTCGAACTCACCGACTACGACCCGGTCGCCCGCGTAGGCATCGCCGACCCCGCAGACGTCACCTCCGCTCGCCCCGGCGCCCTGGCACGTGCCATCACCATGGCAGAGCAGGGCCGCCTGGGTGAACTCAGCCTCCCCGCCCCCGACACCTTAGCCCCGGTCCTGGGCATCACCGGCACCGGCGGGGCAGGCAAGAGCAGCCTCACCGACGAACTCATCCGCCGCTTTTTGATGGACTTCGACGACCGCCGCATCGCCCTCATCTGCGTCGACCCCTCCCGCCGCAAAACCGGCGGCGCGCTCCTGGGCGACCGCATCCGCATGAACGCCATCGACGACGACCGCGTCTACATGCGCTCGCTCGCCACCCGCGGCTCCAGGGGCGAAGTCTCCGACGCACTCGCCGACGCCATCGCTGTCGTACAGTCCGCCGGCTTCGACCTCATCATCGTCGAGACCAGCGGCATCGGGCAGGGCGACGCCGACATCGTCGACTACGCCGACTGCTCCCTCTATGTCATGACCAACGAGTTCGGTGCACACACCCAGCTCGAGAAGATCGGCATGCTCGACTACGCCGACTTCGTCGCCATCAACAAGTTCGAGAAAGCCGGCAGCGAAGACGCCCTCCGCGCCGTCCGCAAGCAGCTCCGCCGCAACCGCCAGATTTCCTACGACATCCCCGACGATGACGTCCCCGTCTTCGGCACCATCGCCAGCCAGTTCGGTGATACCGGCGTCAGCGCCCTCTACCACGCCCTGGCCACACGCTTCTTCGGTGCCTTTGACTCCCGCTGGAACTTCGACGGCCCCATCAGCCAGAAGACCCACACCATCATCCCCGCCGACCGCACCCGCTACCTGGCCGACATCGCCAGCACCTGCCGCGGCTACCGCGCCTGGGCCGAATCCCAGGCCGACATCGCCACCAAGCTCTACCAGCTCGACGGCGCCGCAAAGCTCCTCGGCGAAGACAACGCCGAAGCCCTCTTCACCCACCGAGACGAACTTGAAGACCGCCTCGACCGCCGCACCCGGAAGCTCCTCGACGGCTGGGAAGACCTCAAAGCCCGCTACGCCGGCGACCACTTCGAGGTCCAGATCCGCGACAAGGTCCGCCGCTTTGAGCTGACCTCCACCTCCCTCTCCGGTTCCAAGATCCGCCGCGTCTCCCTGCCGCGCTTCCAGGACTGGGGCGATATCGTCCGCTGGCAACTCCTCGAAAACGTCCCCGGGGAGTTTCCCTTCACCGCCGGCGTCTTCAACTTCAAGCGCCGCGACGAAGAGCCCAAGCGCATGTTCGCCGGTGAAGGCACCCCCGAGCGCACCAACAAACGCTTCCACTACCTCTGCGAGGGCGAAGCCGCCAACCGCCTCTCCACCGCCTTCGACTCCGTGACCCTCTACGGCGAAGACCCCGATCTTCGCCCCGACATCTACGGAAAAGTTGGAAACTCCGGCGTCAGCGTCTGCACCCTCGACGACATGAAGCGCCTCTACGACGGCTTCGACCTCTGCGCCCCCAACACCAGCGTCTCCATGACCATCAACGGTCCGGCGCCCATCATCCTGGCCATGTTCCTCAACACCGCCATCGACCAGCAGGTCGACGCCTTCACAGAACGCGAGGGCAGGGCGCCCACCGACGACGAGCGCGCCGACATCGCCGAAAACGCCCTCAAGGTCGTCCGCGGCACCGTCCAGGCCGACATCCTCAAGGAAGACCAGGCCCAGAACACCTGCATCTTCTCCACCGAATTCGCCCTCAAGATGATGGGCGACATCCAGGAGTACTTCGTCGACCACAGGGTCCGAAATTATTACTCCGTCTCCATCAGCGGCTACCACATCGCTGAGGCCGGCGCGAACCCCATCAGCCAGCTCGCCTTCACCCTCGCCAACGGCTTCACCTTCGTCGAGTACTACCTGGCGCGGGGCATGAACATCGACGACTTCGCCCCCAACCTCTCCTTCTTCTTCTCCAACGGTATGGACCCCGAGTACACCGTGCTCGGTCGCGTCGCACGCCGCATCTGGGCCGTCGCCATGCGCGAGCGCTACGGCGCCAACGAGCGCTCCCAGAAGCTCAAATACCACATCCAGACCTCCGGACGCTCCCTGCACGCCCAGGAGATCCAGTTCAACGACATCCGCACCACCCTTCAGGCCCTGCTGGCTCTCTTCGACAACTGCAACAGCCTCCACACCAACGCCTTTGACGAAGCCATCACCACCCCCACCGAGGCCAGCGTCCGCCGCGCCATGGCCATCCAGATGATCATCAACCGCGAGTTCGGCCTCTCCATGAACGAAAACCCCTGGCAGGGTTCCTTTGTCATCGACGAACTCACCGACCTCGTCGAAGAAGCCGTCCTCCAGGAGTTCGAGGCCATCAGCCGCCGCGGCGGCGTCCTCGGCGCTATGGAGACCCAGTACCAGCGCTCCAAGATCCAGGATGAGTCCATCCACTACGAACTCAAAAAGCACTCCGGCGAACTCCCCATCATCGGCGTCAACACCTTCTTAGCCCCCGAAGGCATCGACGACGGCGACGGCATCAAACTCGAGCTGATCCGCTCCACCACCGAAGAAAAACAAACCCAGCTCGACAACCTCGCCAGCTTCAAATCCTCCCACGACGCTCAGACCGACGCTGCCCTCCAACGCCTCAAAGAGGTCGCACTCGGCGACGGCAACATCTTCGATGAGCTTATGCGCACCGTCCGCGTCGCAAGCCTCGGGCAAATCACCCGCGCCCTCTATGAGGTCGGCGGCCAGTACCGCCGCTCCATGTAA
- a CDS encoding ABC-F family ATP-binding cassette domain-containing protein, with amino-acid sequence MVVISVDSVAKSFGDRTLFKDVSFGLGADDRVGLLGVNGAGKTTLLRILLELEPPDEGKVTHARQARIEYLPQEPDLEPQRTALETVIADGPQAFRVVEAYEAACRALATNPEDNDLIMRVAELGEEMDRVGGWTLENEAKTILSQLGILNHDQPVGQMSGGQQKRVAMARSLVRPSDLLILDEPTNHLDIETVAWLEDYLASRSTGLLLITHDRYFLDRVANVILELADHTVYRHAGNYSAFLEARAHREELKHIAESKRAQLAKKELAWLRRGPKARTTKSKSRIQRAHALIDGAVNLDEQKVEIDTVESRLGKKIIRLDHVSHAYEGRTILNEVSYTVDRRDRLGIVGPNGAGKSTLLNIIADRLTPDHGSVDIGETVVIGYFDQQAEGLDPDMRVHDYITEVAHRIPTSDGFLTASQMLDLFLFDRDKQWTYIHKLSGGERRRLYLLRILMRQPNVLLLDEPTNDLDVDTLTVLEDYLDSFDGAVITVSHDRYFLDRTCEHLLTFNEGGNVEEVPGNYAFLEERRAQQARKDRQDAAARAEAQRSSTPEPAAPTTDAPRKLSYKERRELEALEPRIAQIEERLEAIDQAMVASATDYEAVASLDEEKATLSAELETALERWMELSELA; translated from the coding sequence ATGGTCGTCATCTCTGTGGACTCCGTCGCGAAATCCTTCGGCGATCGCACCCTCTTTAAAGACGTCAGCTTTGGCCTGGGCGCAGACGACCGCGTCGGCCTCCTGGGCGTCAATGGCGCCGGCAAGACCACCCTCCTTCGCATCCTCCTTGAACTTGAGCCCCCCGACGAGGGCAAGGTCACCCACGCCCGTCAGGCCCGCATCGAATACCTCCCCCAGGAGCCCGACCTTGAGCCTCAGCGCACCGCGCTCGAGACCGTCATCGCCGATGGCCCCCAGGCCTTCCGCGTCGTCGAGGCCTACGAGGCCGCCTGCCGCGCACTCGCCACCAACCCTGAGGACAACGACCTCATCATGCGCGTCGCCGAGCTCGGTGAAGAGATGGACCGCGTCGGCGGCTGGACCCTGGAAAACGAAGCCAAAACCATCCTCTCCCAGCTCGGCATCCTCAACCACGACCAGCCCGTCGGTCAGATGAGCGGTGGCCAGCAAAAGCGCGTCGCTATGGCCCGATCCCTCGTCCGCCCCAGCGACCTCCTCATCCTCGATGAGCCTACGAACCACCTCGACATTGAGACCGTCGCCTGGCTCGAAGACTACCTCGCCAGCCGCAGCACCGGCCTCCTCCTCATCACCCACGACCGCTACTTCCTCGACCGCGTCGCCAACGTCATCCTCGAACTCGCAGACCACACCGTCTACCGCCACGCCGGCAACTACTCCGCCTTCCTCGAAGCCCGCGCTCACCGCGAAGAACTCAAACACATCGCCGAGTCCAAGCGCGCCCAGCTCGCCAAAAAAGAACTCGCCTGGCTGCGTCGAGGCCCCAAAGCCCGCACCACCAAAAGCAAATCCCGCATCCAGCGCGCTCACGCCCTCATCGACGGCGCGGTCAACCTCGACGAACAGAAGGTCGAAATCGACACCGTCGAGAGCCGCCTGGGCAAAAAGATCATCCGCCTCGACCACGTCTCACACGCCTACGAAGGTCGCACCATCCTCAACGAGGTCTCCTACACCGTCGACCGCCGCGACCGCCTCGGCATCGTCGGCCCCAACGGCGCCGGCAAATCAACCCTCCTCAACATCATCGCCGACCGCCTCACCCCCGACCACGGCTCCGTCGATATCGGTGAGACCGTCGTCATCGGCTACTTCGACCAGCAGGCCGAAGGCCTCGACCCCGACATGCGTGTCCACGACTACATCACCGAAGTCGCCCACCGCATCCCCACCTCCGACGGCTTCCTCACCGCCTCGCAGATGCTCGACCTCTTCCTCTTCGACCGCGACAAACAGTGGACCTACATCCACAAACTCTCCGGCGGTGAGCGCCGACGCCTCTACCTGCTCCGCATCCTCATGCGACAGCCCAACGTCCTCCTCCTCGACGAGCCCACCAACGACCTCGACGTCGACACCCTCACCGTCCTCGAAGACTACCTCGACAGCTTCGACGGCGCCGTCATCACCGTCAGCCACGACCGCTACTTCCTCGACCGCACCTGCGAACACCTCCTCACCTTCAACGAAGGCGGCAACGTCGAAGAAGTCCCCGGAAACTACGCCTTCCTCGAAGAGCGCCGCGCCCAACAGGCCCGCAAAGACCGCCAGGACGCCGCCGCTCGCGCCGAAGCCCAGCGCAGCTCCACCCCCGAGCCCGCCGCCCCCACGACCGACGCCCCCCGCAAACTCTCCTACAAAGAGCGCCGCGAACTCGAAGCCCTCGAACCCCGCATCGCTCAGATCGAAGAGCGCCTCGAAGCCATCGACCAGGCCATGGTCGCCTCCGCCACCGACTACGAAGCGGTCGCTTCCCTCGATGAAGAAAAGGCCACCCTCAGCGCCGAACTCGAGACGGCCCTCGAGCGCTGGATGGAACTTTCCGAGCTGGCCTGA
- a CDS encoding protein-L-isoaspartate O-methyltransferase family protein, protein MRATRALCRVVGLGLLAGVGVMGCEPSPAPSSAEGQMQADVKMGTIEPEEDPNAAARQGERERMVSAQIVARGIKDRTVVEAMRKVPRQEFVPAPVRPRAYQDAPLPLGGGRTVLQPYLVGLVLELLELSPDDRVLEVSPGSGYTAAVLEEMGADVKVVEGDCEMAGLMSDDLVRAGYRGVEVRCGEGLEGWPEGDAGFEGIVVHEAVAELPEALVAQLSPGGRMVVALGAGEEQALTVVSKGEDGMVTQRDVELVQFWRRGEAE, encoded by the coding sequence ATGCGAGCTACGCGAGCGTTGTGTCGGGTTGTGGGCCTGGGTCTGCTTGCAGGGGTGGGGGTGATGGGGTGTGAGCCCTCCCCTGCCCCGTCGTCTGCGGAGGGTCAAATGCAGGCGGATGTGAAGATGGGGACGATTGAGCCGGAGGAGGACCCGAATGCGGCGGCGCGCCAGGGGGAACGGGAGCGGATGGTGAGCGCGCAGATCGTGGCGCGGGGGATCAAGGATCGCACGGTGGTGGAGGCGATGCGCAAGGTGCCGCGTCAGGAGTTTGTGCCGGCGCCGGTGCGTCCGCGGGCGTATCAGGATGCCCCGTTGCCGCTGGGAGGGGGACGCACGGTGCTGCAGCCCTATCTTGTGGGGTTGGTGCTGGAGCTTCTGGAGTTGAGCCCGGATGATCGCGTTCTGGAGGTGTCTCCGGGGAGCGGGTACACGGCGGCGGTGCTGGAGGAGATGGGGGCGGATGTGAAGGTGGTGGAGGGGGATTGTGAGATGGCCGGGTTGATGAGCGATGATCTGGTGCGTGCGGGTTACCGGGGGGTGGAGGTGCGCTGCGGGGAGGGTCTGGAGGGGTGGCCGGAGGGTGATGCGGGTTTTGAGGGGATTGTGGTGCATGAAGCGGTCGCAGAGCTGCCCGAAGCGCTGGTTGCGCAGCTGTCGCCGGGGGGGCGGATGGTGGTGGCGCTGGGTGCGGGGGAGGAGCAGGCGCTGACCGTGGTGAGCAAGGGGGAGGACGGCATGGTGACGCAGCGCGATGTGGAGCTGGTTCAGTTCTGGCGGCGCGGTGAGGCGGAGTAA